In the Paramisgurnus dabryanus chromosome 18, PD_genome_1.1, whole genome shotgun sequence genome, ATGTAGACAgttagagagacagacagacagacagagacagacagtcAGGCAGACAGACATGTAGACAGTTAgagagacaggcaggcagacagacaggaagagagacaggcagacaggaagaaagacaggcaggcagacagacaggcagagagacaagacagacagacagacaagattaAGGAGAAATATATTGACAAACCTCTGTAGAAGGTACGCGAGTAGACACAAGCTGACTCTGATCTGTAGTGAAAGTTAAGGGCTGATGAAGACACTgagaaacagaaacaaaacacagaaCAAACTTATAACAATGTAATGTTTAATAGATTATTGCTAGAGTTCAATAAATTacatacagacaaacagacagacaggcaggaagagagacagatagaaagacaggcagacaggaagagagacagacagacaagattcAGGAGACAAATATATTGACAAACCTCTGTAAAAGGTACGTGAGTAGACACAAGCTGACTCTGATCTGTAGTGAAAGTTAAGGGCTGATGAAGACACTgagaaacagaaacaaaacacagaaCAAACTTATAACAATGTAATGTTTAATAGATTATTGCTAGAGTtcaataaattacagacagacaggaagagagacagacagacagaaagagagacagacagacaagattcAGGAGACAAATATATTGACAAACCTCTGTAGAAGGTACGAGAGTAGACACAAGCTGACTCTGATCTGTAGTCACAGTTAAGAGCtgatgaaaacaaaacacagaacAAACTTATAACAATACAAGTCTGTGCTACACAACCACAGTTTATTACACAAGCAGAAGTTAACAATTTTCCCCAAAGAGTACAATACAGTATATTGTATCAAATCATTTTAGATTATATTTTTCACTAGTTATTGAGTTTGTCAGCAGCAGTTTGATACTTCTGCATTTAACACTACATatagttaaaaatacattatttttttcaataaaaatacattatacccTACCTTCTTTATACTGCGTTTAGAACGCCATGGCAAGTCATCTCCTCCGTAGTCGTAAGTAATTTCTTGACCTTCATTTATGTCAGTAATAGCGAATAAACAAAGATGAGGTACACCATCCAGCACAATTTTCTTCATCTTGGAATTTGGCTTTGTATCATCATTAAGTAGCCTTCCATGCGATCCATCCTCTGCTGATGCATCAATGCTACAGGGGTCATAAAAACCAACCATTATAAATATCAACAAATATTACACTTAAGAAGATAAACCATAATTGGTTTATTGGTTAATGTTAAGTAGGTgcagatatattttaagatggGATAGCTGGCATAGTACCAAATTTAAATGTATTCAATTTTTGCTCaactgttgtttttatttgttttgtgtgATATGGCTACTCACCAGTATTCATTTCCATTGTGCTTAAAAATATATGTGTATTCAGTTGTTGGTTCAAAAGAGTGCGTTATCTTGCTTAAAACACCACGGTATTCAACAATGAATGACCCTTTTGTAATAGGGTCTTTTGCAAACACACCTCGTcctgttaaaaaaatgtaaaagcaTGGTAAACAGTTGTTTTATTATGCAAAACAAAGTTTAAAAATTAATCACAGAGCAGGTGTTTTCCCTTACAAGTTTCAAAGGGTAACACTGCAGTGTTTCCCAGA is a window encoding:
- the LOC135721325 gene encoding uncharacterized protein, with amino-acid sequence MRIYKPFPLGDTGITEFVTRRLTVNLVRSRLRGLNPLKEVEYYVRLAKDKESITWKYISQTKGRGVFAKDPITKGSFIVEYRGVLSKITHSFEPTTEYTYIFKHNGNEYCIDASAEDGSHGRLLNDDTKPNSKMKKIVLDGVPHLCLFAITDINEGQEITYDYGGDDLPWRSKRSIKKLLTVTTDQSQLVSTLVPSTECLHQPLTFTTDQSQLVSTHVPFTEVCQYICLLNLVLSSSALNFHYRSESACVYSRTFYRVSSSALNFDYRSESACVYSRTFYRGSSSALNFDYRSESACV